TGTAGCGTAGAAAGTCAATGAGGCGCAGGGCGTCGTAAGGGCTATCGAAATCGGCTCGGTAGGTGCCGTACAGTCCGGTTCGTAGCGTGGCGTCGAGCCGCCCCGTCAGCGAACGGGTAACGAAGGTAAAAATCCAGCGTGTGCCCAGCCGCCAGTGGGCACCAATGAGGGAAGCCCCTCCCCAGCTTTCCACCTGGTGTTCTCGGCGCCACCAGACGCGTTGCACCTGTTCGGCCGGATCGTCGGCCGACCCAAAACGGAACGGCTGCCAGAGCGTCTGGGCCGGCGTTACGTCGGTACGTAGCAGAAGCAGCCAGACAGTGACGATTGCGCAGCGACGGGGCACCATAGAAAGCCTACAGGTCTACCAGACGCAAAAATACAACATCCTCACAAGGAATCCCTGTTCAACCTGTTCGAAATGGAAACTCGCTCCCCCGCCCGTTCATTACGTTTCTGCCGGGCGGGGAAAGACAGTCCAGACCATTATGCTAATCGAACGGTTACCACTTTTCCCACTGGAAGTCGTCTTATATCCTGGCGAGCAGCTTCCTTTGCACATTTTTGAGCCCCGCTACCGCATGTTAATGGCGCGTTGCCTGGAAGAAAATCGGCAGTTCGGCATTGTGTTGGCCGAAGCTGGAAAGCTGGCGCAGGTGGGATCGCTGGCTCGTATTACCCAGGTGCTGGCGCGCTATGCCGATGGTCGCATGGATATTCTGGTAACCGGCGAAGAACGGTTTCGGATCGTTCAGCTCTACTCGGATCAGCCTTATCTGACAGCCGATGTTGAGCAGATCGTCGAACCCTGGCAGACACCAGAGCGCGCCCTGCGCGAGCGCCTGATCACGCAGCACATGCGTCTGTTAGAGCTGGTGGGGCGCACCGTGCGCCCTTCGATCTATCAGAATGTGCGGTATCTGTCCTACAGAATTGCTCCAAATGCCGGGCTGACGGTGCAACAGCAGCAGGAAGTGCTGGAGCTACTGACAGAAAACGAACGCGTGGCGTATCTTGTGGCGCATCTGGAACGGTTGCTGCCGCAGGTCGAGCAGATGGAGGCCGTGCGGCGGCGCGTGCAGTCTAATGGCCATTTTCCGGAAGATCGTTCATCGAAGCCCTCGAAGTAACGGAGTTACTATCATGCCACGCATTGGATCGTACACGCTCTACACGGTGGAAACAGGACGTTTTCGGCTGGACGGTGGCGCTATGTTCGGAATTGTGCCCAAGCCACTGTGGGAACGCTATGCCCCCGCCGACGAACGTAATCGCATTCTGCTAAACATGCGTTGCCTGCTGCTCGAAGGCAACAATCGCCTGATTCTGATTGACAATGGCATTGGTGATAAACTTGATGAAAAATTTCGCGACATCTACGCCGTTGATCACGACTATGCCGAACTGCATCGTTCGTTGCAGCGCCTGGGCTTTTCAGCAGCAGATATAACCGACGTGATCCTGACGCATTTGCACTTTGACCACTGCGGCGGCAGCACGCGACGCGTAGGAGATCGGCTGGAGGTAACCTTTCCCAACGCTACCTTCTACGTGCAACGACGTCACTGGGAATGGGCCCGCCATCCTAATTTACGCGAACGGGCATCGTTTTTGCCCGAAAATCTAGAGCCGCTGGAGGCTTCCGGACAGCTCCGGCTGTTAGAGGGACCGGGTGAAGTGCTTCCGGGCATAACCGTGGAAGTGGTGAACGGACATACCGAGGCGCAGCAAATTGTGCGCATTGATGGGCCTGAGGGAACGCTCGTCTTTGTCGCCGATCTGATTCCAACGCATGTGCATCTGCGACCCGTCTGGAACATGGGCTACGACATCCGGCCCCTGGTAACGCTTGAGGAAAAACTGGCTTTTTTAGAACGCGCGGAAGCGAACGGGTGGCATCTGTTTTTTGAGCATGATCCGGAAGTGGTGGTGGTCAGCCTCCATCGAACAGAACGCGAAATTGCTGCTGTGCATCCGCGTCCCTTAGCAGAACTCTTCTGAGCCATGGCGTCCTCCCGAGCTTCTGGTGTGGTACTGCTGGTTGCCCAGCCCTCTGCATCCGCTTCGGTCGCTAAGGTGCTGGCCGATGCCGGTTGGGACGTGCTGCGGTGTACCCCTGAAGAGCTACCTCAGCACATAGCGCAAGAGCAGGTGCGCGGAGTGATTGTGCAGGTAGGCCCAGAGGCTGAAGCGGACTGTCTTCAGGTGCTGTTGACAGCGCAGTCAGCAGCGGCACGGCCTGTGCTGCTGTTGACCGAATCTTCTGTCCTGCGGATGGTTGCGGCAATGGCGCAGGCAGGATGGCTGGCCGCAGCCGCGCCGGATCAGACCGAGGAGCTGCAGGCCTGGGTTCAGCGACTGGCTGCGGCCGGTGGCGCGTCAGCGTCGGTGCCGCTGCGCCACGTGCGCCGGGAGCTTTCTCGACTTAATCATGATCTGAAAAATCCGCTGGCCATTATTTCAGGCAATGCCCAGTTCCTGCATGAATTGATTCGGATGCGGGGTGGCGATACAGAGCTGGAGGGACCGGTACGCGACATTGAGGAGGCCTGCCAGCAGATTCAAGGATTGTTGCAGCGACTGGTAGCATTGCGCGATACGCTGCCAGACTGAATCCAGATCAGAAAAAAACGCGCGTCGCCAGGCAGCAGTTGTCCTTCGATGCGGTCTCCTCCGCGTGCCCGCAGCATAACAGGTAAGCCGAGCTGCTTCCCTTTGCTACAGCTTCTCTCAAAGAGCGCAGGAATCCGTGCCAATCGCTGGCGCCCACAGCGTCTTGGCGCGTGCAATGGCATTGCGGGCGAGCGTCAGGTGGGGCTTGGGACGTTTTTCACAAACTGTAATCGGTTTCACCGTGGAACCCCCTATGGGAGGGTCCGTAGAACGGCCCCAACAAGGATGTTCTTACCAGCTCATCCAGAAGGGTGGAGGGACCAGGCCCTGTGAAGCCCTGGCAACCGCCCCGTTGATCGTCGGGAGACGATGCGGGGAAAGGTGCCAATTCCTGCCTCGCACGACCGCGAGGGGAGATGAGCTGTTCAAGGCGGGTTCATCCGTGCCGTGAACAGTGTAGCCTCTTCCGCGGGTCGGCGTGCGGGAGAGGTTTTTTAGTGGCCGTCCGGCACGCCAGCCTATGGCCATGGGCCTGTGGCCCGTCCAGCCTTCCGGGTGAGGTGGGGTTCGGCAGCAGTTTCACCAACCAGCAGTCCACAGGCCCATGAAGCAGCCGTCTACGCTTCGCTTTGAGACCCTGCAGGTCCACGGAGGGCACGAACCTGATCCTACCACTGGCGCGCGTGCTGTGCCCATCTATGCTTCGACGTCGTTTGTTTTCCGGGATGCCGATCATGCCGCGCGGCTCTTTGCCCTGCAGGAGTTTGGCAACATCTACTCCCGCATTATGAATCCCACCAACGAAGTGTTTGAGCGCAGGGTAGCTGCCTTGGAAGGGGGCGTGGCCGCGCTGGCAACCTCCAGTGGACAGGCAGCGCAGTTTCTGGCGCTGACGACGCTGGCTGAGGCAGGCGATAACATTGTTTCCACCAGCTACCTCTACGGAGGCACCTACAACCAGTTCAAGGTTTCTTTTCCACGCATCGGAATCCAGGTGCGGTTCGCCGACGGGGACGATCCGGAAGCCATTGAACGCCTGATCGACGAACGCACCAAAGCGCTTTACATGGAGACCATTGGCAATCCGCGTTTTAACATTCCAGACTTTGAACGACTGGCGGAGATTGCCCACCGTCACGGAGTCCCGCTGGTGGTCGACAATACGTTTGGCGCCTGCGGCTACCTGTGCCGACCCATTGAGTACGGCGCTGACATTGTGGTGCATTCGGCGACAAAGTGGATCGGAGGACATGGCAATACGATCGGGGGCGTCATTGTGGATGCGGGAACCTTCCCCTGGGATAACGGCCGCTTCCCGAGTTTCACCGAGCCTTCTCCCGGCTATCACGGGCTAAACTTCTGGGAAACGTTCGGACCGCAGGGGGTGCTGGGCGTCAACATGGCTTTCATTATTCGGGCCCGCGTCGAAGGGCTGCGAGACTTTGGCCCCTGCCAGCATCCCTTCGGAGCTTTTCTGCTACTGCAGGGACTGGAGACGCTTTCGCTGCGCGTGCAGCGCAGCTGCGACAATGCTCTGGAACTCGCCCGATGGCTGCGCGAACAGCCGCAGGTGGCCTGGGTGAGCTATCCGGGGTTGGAGGATCATCCCTATCACCAGCGGGCCAAAAAGTACCTGCGCAATGGCTTCGGTGCCGTACTGGCTTTTGGACTCAAAGGAGGCTACGAGGCTGGCCGGGCATTTGTCAGCAACGTCCAGTTGGCCAGTCTGCTGGCAAATGTGGGGGATGTCAGAACCCTCGTTATCCATCCAGCCTCTACCACACATCAGCAACTGGCGCCCGAAGAGCAACGGGCTGCGGGCGTGACGCCTGACATGGTGCGGGTATCGGTAGGCATCGAACATATCGACGATATCAAAGAAGACTTTGCGCAGGCCCTGGCGCGCATCTCGGAAACGACGGCAACCTGAAACCGCATCCCACAGGGAATTGCCCATGACGCAGACGTTTGTGTTACCCGAATTCACGCTGGAAAGTGGTGTGGTGCTGCGTCAGGTGCAGGTAGCCTACCGGACCTGGGGGCGCCTGAATGCGGAGGGTACGAACGCCCTGGTGGTATGCCATGCGCTGACCGGAAGCGCCGATGTAGATCAGTGGTGGGGGGATCTCCTGGGGCCTGGCCGTGCCTTTGATACGGATCGTTTCTTTGTGGTGTGTGCCAACGTGCTGGGCTCTCCCTATGGGACTACCTCGCCACTGACGATCAACCCGGATACCGGTCGGCCGTATGGGCCAGCGTTTCCGCAGGTAACGATCCGTGATACGGTAAACCTGCACCGAAAACTGCTGGAGCACCTGGGGGTGCGGCAGGTAGCGGTTGCCGTGGGAGGCTCCATGGGGGGCATGCAGGTGCTGGAGTGGGCCTTTCAGGATGATTTCGTGCGGGCAATTATTCCAATTGCTGTGGGCGGACGCCACTCGGCCTGGTGTATTGGTTGGAGCGAAGCCCAACGACAGGCCATCTATGCCGATCCCCGCTGGCAGGGGGGATGCTATGACCCCAACAATCCGCCCGCGCACGGACTGGCCATCGCCCGCATGATCGCCATGATTTCGTATCGCTCCTACCAATCCTTCGAGGCCCGTTTTGGACGCCGTCGCATGCTTCGAGGTGAACAGGAGCTTTTTGCCGTCGAAAGTTACCTGCACTACCAGGGCGAAAAGCTGGTGCGCCGGTTCGATGCAAACTGCTATGTGCGGCTGACGCAGCAAATGGATTCTCACGACGTGTCGCGGGGACGGGGACCCTATCCAGAAGTGCTGGCCGCCGTGCGCCAGCCTGCCCTGGTGGTCGGGATCGACTCGGACGTACTCTACCCGCTAACTGAGCAGGAAGAACTGGTGGCGCACCTGCCGAACGCATCGCTTTACGTGTTGCACTCGCCGCACGGACACGATGCGTTCCTGATCGAAACACAAACCCTTAACAAGGTCCTACGCGAATGGATTGCCCAGAACGTTTCCGTGCCGGCAACACCCAGTCCCTGGCCTTCCAACGAGACCGCCGCCTGAAGGTACTTAAATTTGGCGGAACGTCGGTTGGATCGGCTGCCCTGATTGCGAGGGTAGCTGATCTGATCACCCGGGCTACCGCTACGCATCAAATTGTGGTGGTAGTGTCGGCGGCGGCTGGCGTTACCAATGAGCTCGTAAACGCCTGGGACGCCTTGCAGCAAGGCGCCTTAGATGTCCCGGCATTGCTGGCGCGCATGCGTCAGCGCCATCGCACACTGGCCCACGTGCTGGGCCATCACGCGGCACTGCGGCGCGGTTACCTGGCTACCCTTGAAGAAACGCTGTCGCAGTTGGCGCGCGTGCTAAGGATGGCGCAGTCCCAAAATGCGAAGCCGGCCTGGCGGGACGAAGTGCTGGCTACGGGAGAGCGTTTGATGGCACCGTTGCTGGCTGCCACGCTGAAAGCGCGGGGCGTAGCCGCCTTTGCACAGGACGCAACCACGCTGATCTGCACCGACGCGCGGCACGGCGAAGCCAATGTGAACCTGGAGGCCACGCGCGAACGTGTGCAACAATGGTTTGCCCGGCTCGGAAAGCAGACGGTTCCGGTTGTTACCGGCTTTATTGGTGCTACCCCTGAGGGGCAAACAACGACACTGGGACGCGGTGGCAGCGACTATTCGGCTGCGCTGCTAGCTGCCATGCTCGGGGCTGAGGTGCTGGAGCGCTGGACCGATGTGGACGGTCTCTATACAGCAGACCCGCGCAAAAATCCGGAAGCCCGCCGGTACCAGACCCTGGTGCTTGAAGAAGCCTGGGCCTGGAACCATGCTGGTAAGCTTGGAATGCACCGCAAAGCGCTTGATCCACTGGTAGCCGCCGGTATTCCAGTGCACGTGCGCTCAACACTGGCGCCCGAGCAGCCAGGTACCTGGCTGCTTCCAGCCGATACGCCGCAGACTCTGGTCGGTTGAAAATCCTCTAATCACCCATAAACCCATAATGCATCTATGGATCAGCCCAAACTTCGCGTAGGCATTCTAGGTGCTACAGGCGCTGTTGGCCAGAAGTTTGTCGAATTGCTGGCCGATCATCCCTGGTTTGAAATCAGCGTACTGGCAGCCTCCGACCGTTCGGCTGGCAAGCCCTACCGAGAGGCAGCCCACTGGATTGGCACCCGCCCCATTCCTCCGCAGGTGGCCGACCAGGAAGTGGTGCCAATCTCAACGGAGCTGGACTGCGATTTTGTGTTTTCGGGGCTCAGTGCCAGTGTGGCCGGTGAGATTGAGCACCAGTTGGCGGAGGCTGGCTATCCGGTCATTTCAAACGCCCGTAATCACCGCATGCGGGAAGATGTACCGCTTCTGATTCCAGAAATCAATCCGGATCACACGGCCCTCATCGAACGCCAGCCCTGGCGTGCAAGGGGGGGGTTCATTGTGACCAATCCGAATTGCTCTACGGTCGGACTGGTGTGCGCGCTCTATCCATTGGTCAAAACGTTCGGGGTGACGCAGGTGCACGTTACCACCTTGCAGGCGCTATCCGGCGCTGGATATCCAGGCGTTCCGTCGCTGGACGCTACGGCTAACGTAATCCCCTTCATCGGGGGCGAAGAAGAAAAGATGGCGACCGAGCCCCGCAAGATTCTAGGAAAGCTGGTGGACGGCCGCGTCGAACCTGCTGCTATTCAGATCAGTGCGCAGTGCAACCGGGTGCCGGTTCTGGAAGGACATCTGGAATGCATCTCGGTCAAGCTGGCGCGTGCCGCCTCGGTTGAGGAAGTGCGCGCAGCGCTGCAGACGTTCCGGAGCCCGATTGCTGATTTACAGCTCCCAACAGCGCCGGATCCGTTGCTGCAGGTATTCGATGAGCCGCATTTTCCGCAACCGCGTCGCCACGCCGAGCTCGGCCGAGGCATGACCGTCTCTATTGGACGCATTCGGCCCTGCGAAGTATTTGACGTGAAGTTCGTGGCGCTGGTGCACAACACGATCCGCGGTGCTGCAGGGGGAGCTGTGCTCAACGCCGAGCTGCTGGTGCGTCAGGGATACCTGAAACCACGCCGCTCGCTTATCGTTGCCGAGGCCTGAACCGGGCCTCGTGCCGATGAATATGGAAAGTGTAGCCATACGGCCAGCACGATGGGAGGACGCCGATGCGCTGGAAGCGCTCTGGTGGCGGCTGCTGGAAGAACAGGCAACCCTGGATCCCACGTTTGCTCCTGCCGACGATGCGCGCCGTCGCTGGCGCAACGATTTTATGCTGTGGGTGCGCGACCGAATGTACCGCCTGCTGGTGGCAGACCGGTCTGGCAAGCTGATCGGCTTCATCTCGGCCCACCAGTGGAGCCCTCCGCCCATTTACCGCCAGGAGCTGGAGGTTTACATTGATGAGCTGTACGTACTGCCGGATTACCGGCGGCAGGGAATCGGCGCACAGCTCGTAGCCGCCGTCCGAGCCTGGGCACGAGAAGTGGGAGCGGTGCGGCTGCGCTTGGGGGTGCTGGCTGCTAATCATGGCGGGTTGGCCTTCTGGGAACGCCAGCATGCCCGACCTTTTTCCATCACGCTGACCATCCCTTTGAGGGATTTTCAAAACCCGAAATCGGAAACCTGAGCCCCCCTTTCGGCGATAAAAAGCATCGCCAGCGGGTTGACAGACGATACCAAGATGTTGTATCATACAGCCCGCTGGCAATGAGCGGAAGTAGCTCAGTTGGTAGAGCGTCTGCTTGCCATGCAGAAGGTCGCGGGTTCGAGTCCCGTCTTCCGCTCTACCCGCCTGCTTAAAAAGCAGGCGGGTTTTTTTGTTACAGGCGATGCATGCTCCCAGGGCTGCTCTTAAAAACAGTTGCTTTGATGGAGTATCCGCCTGGGGGAACGCTTCTGGGAAAGGGAACCGAGTGAGGAGGTTTGCAGTCGGCGTGCTGCTTCAGGAGTGCGGCATCTCTGCAGGAAGCAAGTATCAGGGGAGGAGCTTCTCTGAGAGGGGAGCGTCTCTCTGAAGCCAGCCAAAGAAGCTGTTGGCAGGGGAGTGTACCTTACGCTGGGGGCGACGAGAAGGCTCATGACCGGAAGGAGCAGGGGAGCCTGTCGCCTGAAGGAAGGCCAGAGACTCCAAGGCCTCGCGGGTCTCCCATTTTGGAGAAAAGGAACCCGCGAGGCCTTCGCAGATAGCCAGGCCTCCTACTCAAAGGTTCAGGAAGGAAGCCTAGAGATTTTCGGTGGCTGGAATGGGAAACTGGCGCCAGACGTCGTCGCCCGGCCGATCAAGAGGCAGTTCGTCCAGACGGTTGTAGCGGCGCAGGTCGATCCAGCGGTGACCTTCGCCATAGAGTTCATAACGGCGCTGGCGGAGCAGTTCGTCAAGGAGGGCTTCCTGAGTTACAGGGCCGGTGTAGTCGGGAAGTCCGGCTGTATTTCGGATGTGGTTCAGCAGCGTGACAGCACTGTTGAGGTTGCCCAGTTGAATGTGAGCTTCGGCCGCCAGCAGGATCAGCTCCGCGTTGCGGATGATAGGAATGGGAGCGCTGGCGCTGGGATACACATAGAAGCCATAGGTGGAGGTCAGCCCATCGAGCGAAGCAGGCTCATTCCGCTGAACGACTTTGCTCAGGCGCTGGTCGCCCGGTTCTGCATCGGCGGCGAAAGAAGGATGAGCCACCAGGGCATCACCTGCGGGCGCGTTGGGATCGAAAAAGAGCGGATTGACCAGGTCGCCTGAGGCCGTTGAGAAGCTGTGATAGACACCGGTGCGGAGATCACCGGAGGGGTTGTAAAAGGATTCGGCCAGAAGCGTCAGGACCTGGTCGAACTGCTCTCGGTAAGCTGCTACGCGAGCAGCCAGCGCCCGGTTAAACTGGCGAAACGTGGCGGGTGTGTTGAAGCCAGCAAAGCCGGAAGAGAGCGGAAAGGGAAAAGCATCGCCGCCGGCCGACAGGTCCTGAGCCGCTTCGTCCAGCAGACGAGCAATAAAGGCGAGAGCTTCGCTGCGGGAAACAATTGGTCCGGGTTCGGGTCCCGCGACGTCCACTCGGATGCCGTTATCGTAGGTGAGATTCAAATTCAGCAGGAGCTGGTAGGCGATAAATGTCTTGGCAAACCCGGCGGTAGCTTTTTTCTCAGCTTCGTTCAGATCGGCTGCCCGAGGAAGGGCCTCCAGCAGAATGTACGCGTTGCGCACGACCCGGTAGCGCGCGCCCCAGGGACGGGTGATGTAAAACGTGTTATTGTCAAGCACGGCGGTGCCTTTGCCCAGCAGGTCGCCCGTGAAGCGAGGGTCTGCGGAAGAGAACCGCCAGTACTCGCGGCCGATCATACCGACATCAATCAGATAGATGCCCAGCTCAAATCGGCTGGCCGACTCGATGCCGATGGCCAGGTTAGCCAGTTTGGCTCGGGTAGGATTTTGCAGGAGATCCTCCAGGCTGGGGCCATTGGGATCTGGCCGGTCCTCAATGCTCAACAGATCGCAGCTCCCGGTGAACAGGAGCAGCATCAGGATAAGGATATAGCGCATTGATTGTCTCATGGTTATCAGGCGTTAAAGTTCAAAGCCCAGGTAGAACAGGAAGGTACGGTAGGCAGGGTAGGGAGTAACCTCGACGCCATCGGCGACGGGCTGGGTGCCGAAGTTGTTTACTTCCGGATCGTAGCTCTTATAGGGCGTGATTGTGATGGGATTGCGCGCCGACAGGCCGATGCGCAGCCGTCGTACAGTGCGGCTGAGCGTTGGCCAGATGCGCTTGAGCGGGACCTCGTAGTAGAGGCCAATCTCTCGAATGCGGAAATAAGAAGCATTCTGCACAAACGGTCGGGCCGAGACGCCCAGCAGGTTGATGCGTTCGATCCCATTGGGAATGCCGTCGCCATCGTCATCCTGGTCGAAGTCGGCTGTGGTTCCAAACAGGTCGAACAGCAACATAGTCAGGTTCAGGTTATCCCCTCCGTATTTCCAGTGGGCCAGCACCGACAGGGTCAGGCGTCGGCCAATGGTCCATTCGTTTGAAAGGGAAAGCTGAAATTTGGGGGCCACGTCGCCCAGTTTGAAGACGCCATCGGGGCGTCCATCGCCGTCAATATCGTCGATGCCGACAATCTGGGTAGGACTCTGGCCTTCTTCGATGCGGATTTCACCCAGCGTGGCGCCAAAGCCGCCGCCCAGGGCGCGGAAGGGTGGAACCGGTAGTCGGGTAACGGTAGCACGGTTGGTCCAGAAGCGGATCTGACTGATCCAACGCAGATCCGGACGGTCGAAGGGTACCAGCGACAGGCCCAGCTCCAGCCCGACATTTTCCAGTTCGCCTCCATTAAACGTTTCCAGGCCGAAACCCGTGGACGGTTCCACTTCGCGTTGCAGGAGCAGGTCGGTGATCACCTTGCGATACAGCGTAAATTCCAGGGCAGCGCGGCCGTTAAGCAGGCTCAGGTCGAAGCCTCCTTCCAGCTCGGTCTGGCGTTCGGGTTTGACCTGGTCGAAGCCTCTCCGTCGGCTGATGATTGAACCTGCCTGCCCGCCGATGACGGTGGGATCAAACGAAGTGTATTTGATGCCAAAGCCTGCGATGTTGCCGGTCTGACCCCAGGCCAGGCGCAGCTTCAACTGGTCGATGGCGGTCCAGCGCCAGAAGCCAAACTGGTGCAGGTTGAGTGCAATGGAAGCCTTGGGATAGAGAAAGAAGCGGCTGACGTTACCGTTGATAGAGCTTTTGTCGCCGCGCAGTCCGACCGTCAGGATGAGGCGATCGGCCCAGTTGGCTTCTTCCTGGAAGAAGAAGCTGCGATCCCGCTGAAACTGGCGGGTTTGTTCGCGATCAATGGTAGAAGCCTGATCCAGGTTCTGTTGCCCGGGTACGAGACCGTCGGCCACAAACAGGAGCTGGTTCTGATCGAAATTGGCTCCCGTCAGGCCGCCCTGCGAGGTCAGGGTCAGGTCCAGGGCCGGTGTCCAGGTATGCACGAAAAGAGCCCGCCAGTTGGTATTGAACGTGTTGGCCTCGCGCAGAATGAGCGTGCCCGGCCCCCGGCCGTCCACATTGAGGCGCTCAAATTGGAGCTCAACCGGAAAGCGTGCATCATTTTCCAGGTTGTAATAGTCCACGCCTCCTTCCAGAATGAGTTGCAGGGCCTGTCGGGACTGCTGGAGCAGGTTGACCCGGAGCCGTCCTGAACCGATGAAACGGTTGACAGTCTCTTCGTTTTTCATCAGGGCGGCAGTCTGCAGGGGATTGGCCGAGTTGAAGGGATGATCCGGATAAAGTCCGTTCTCGTCCGGCAGCAGATAGACAAAGTTAGGGGTTGCGGCCAGCGAGATGCCAAAGGTAGTGCCCGAGTTATCGTTGCCGGTCAGGCCGCGACGCGTTGCAGCGCGGATATAGTTCGTAGTGGTTTCGAGCTGAATGCGGTCGGTCAGACGGTGATTCAGGTTCAGGCGCAGGCTGTATTTGTCATAGCCTGTGCGTTTAACGATCCCTTCCTCGTTGTGCACGAGTCCGGAAGCATAGAACTGGGTGCGCTCGCTTCCACCGCTGATGGAGAGGCTGGTGCGGTAGAGCAGCCCGCGGTTGCCATAAAGGAGGTCTTCGTAGTCGTAGAAGCCTCGGCCATTCAGGGCTGCCTGAAATTCTTCCAGGCCTCTGGGACCAAAAAAGGCCAGTGCAGTTTCTGCGGTGAACGTGCGGGTGCCCAGGCGTTTGGCGATCTCATTGAACCCGACTTCCTGGCGGACGCGCACGACGGTCTGCCCAGGACGGCCGCGTTTGGTGCGAATAATGACGACACCGTTGGATGCCCGGGCACCGTACAGGGCAGCGGCAGAAGCACCCTTAAGGATTTCGATGGACTCGATGTCCTCGGGGTTCAGGTCGGCAATTCGGTTGACCGGATTGTCCTGAGCTACGCCACTACCGCCGCCGGTGGCATTGGTGACCGCATCGACACCGCTCTGAATCTGGGAGTTGTCAACCAGGACGCCGTCGATTACGAAGAGGGGTTGCGCATTGCCGTTGATCGTGGAGATGCCGCGTAGCTTAATGGATAAGCCCCCACCGGGAGCTCCGCTGTAGGCGCTGATGTAAGCCCCCGTCACTTTACCGCTGAGGGCCGCGTCCAGCGTGGGTTGCGCCGTTACCTCAGCCAGCTCGGCTGCATTAACTGTGGCCACCGCATGCGCGAGGTTGCTGCGCCGCACCGAAGTGGCCAGTCCCGTTACGACCACTTCCTCCAGTCCCAGCACGTCCTCTTCCAGGCGGATATGCAAGGTCGTTACCTCGGGACCAACCTCGACTTCCCGGGTGCGATAGCCGACAAAAGAAAAAACGAGAACGTGAGGGCCGGGAGGGAGCGTAATGGAAAAACGCCCATCCACGTCTGTGGTGGTGCCCTGCATGGTGCCTTTCAGCACAATGCTGACGCCGGGAAGGGGCGTGTCCGATTGGGCATCAACCACGGTTCCTTCGACGACCCGTTGTCCCCAGGCAGGAAGGGCCAGGAATACTCCAGCTAAAAAGCAGACCAGTAGCGGAATGCGCATGACACTCAACCGTTGAATCAAATTTGTGCATTATGACTCCTTAAATAGGGGATCACTGGCAAAAAAGCAACTTTCTTTGAGACCACTCGACCGCGGAAGAGAACGGTTCAGTAAAGGTCTGGGATGACTGGGATAAGGAATAAATACAATTTTTTCTTAAAATGTCCACTTACCCATCCGGGTGGCGCTGCTGAGGAGCGCGCTATGTGCGTGGTGTGGGGACCAGCGCCAGAATGCGCAGGGGAGCGCCGCTGCCGCGCTGAATTTTCATGGGGAGTGCGATCAGTAAGGTGCCGCGGGGAGGCAGGCGGTCCAGGTGAGCGACGTTTTCAAAAGCGGGGACGTTCGCGGCAAATAGAAGCTGATGCGTCTCAAAGCGGGTTGACTGGCCATAGTCGATACTGGGGGTATCGATGCCGATGGCCTTGGGGCGGCGATTTTCGAGTAGCCAGCGGGCAGCGTCTGGATGCAGTCCTGGGAAGTGGAGTTGCGGGACAGCTTCCGGTCCGCGGGCATCGGTGCCCATGTAGCGGGTTCGGTCGGGCCAGAACTGGCCGTAGCCTGTGCGCAGCAGTACGATAGCTCCTTCGGGGATGGGGCCATGCGT
The genomic region above belongs to Rhodothermus profundi and contains:
- a CDS encoding LON peptidase substrate-binding domain-containing protein yields the protein MLIERLPLFPLEVVLYPGEQLPLHIFEPRYRMLMARCLEENRQFGIVLAEAGKLAQVGSLARITQVLARYADGRMDILVTGEERFRIVQLYSDQPYLTADVEQIVEPWQTPERALRERLITQHMRLLELVGRTVRPSIYQNVRYLSYRIAPNAGLTVQQQQEVLELLTENERVAYLVAHLERLLPQVEQMEAVRRRVQSNGHFPEDRSSKPSK
- a CDS encoding MBL fold metallo-hydrolase; its protein translation is MPRIGSYTLYTVETGRFRLDGGAMFGIVPKPLWERYAPADERNRILLNMRCLLLEGNNRLILIDNGIGDKLDEKFRDIYAVDHDYAELHRSLQRLGFSAADITDVILTHLHFDHCGGSTRRVGDRLEVTFPNATFYVQRRHWEWARHPNLRERASFLPENLEPLEASGQLRLLEGPGEVLPGITVEVVNGHTEAQQIVRIDGPEGTLVFVADLIPTHVHLRPVWNMGYDIRPLVTLEEKLAFLERAEANGWHLFFEHDPEVVVVSLHRTEREIAAVHPRPLAELF
- a CDS encoding histidine kinase dimerization/phospho-acceptor domain-containing protein, coding for MASSRASGVVLLVAQPSASASVAKVLADAGWDVLRCTPEELPQHIAQEQVRGVIVQVGPEAEADCLQVLLTAQSAAARPVLLLTESSVLRMVAAMAQAGWLAAAAPDQTEELQAWVQRLAAAGGASASVPLRHVRRELSRLNHDLKNPLAIISGNAQFLHELIRMRGGDTELEGPVRDIEEACQQIQGLLQRLVALRDTLPD
- a CDS encoding O-acetylhomoserine aminocarboxypropyltransferase/cysteine synthase family protein — encoded protein: MKQPSTLRFETLQVHGGHEPDPTTGARAVPIYASTSFVFRDADHAARLFALQEFGNIYSRIMNPTNEVFERRVAALEGGVAALATSSGQAAQFLALTTLAEAGDNIVSTSYLYGGTYNQFKVSFPRIGIQVRFADGDDPEAIERLIDERTKALYMETIGNPRFNIPDFERLAEIAHRHGVPLVVDNTFGACGYLCRPIEYGADIVVHSATKWIGGHGNTIGGVIVDAGTFPWDNGRFPSFTEPSPGYHGLNFWETFGPQGVLGVNMAFIIRARVEGLRDFGPCQHPFGAFLLLQGLETLSLRVQRSCDNALELARWLREQPQVAWVSYPGLEDHPYHQRAKKYLRNGFGAVLAFGLKGGYEAGRAFVSNVQLASLLANVGDVRTLVIHPASTTHQQLAPEEQRAAGVTPDMVRVSVGIEHIDDIKEDFAQALARISETTAT
- the metX gene encoding homoserine O-acetyltransferase MetX; this translates as MTQTFVLPEFTLESGVVLRQVQVAYRTWGRLNAEGTNALVVCHALTGSADVDQWWGDLLGPGRAFDTDRFFVVCANVLGSPYGTTSPLTINPDTGRPYGPAFPQVTIRDTVNLHRKLLEHLGVRQVAVAVGGSMGGMQVLEWAFQDDFVRAIIPIAVGGRHSAWCIGWSEAQRQAIYADPRWQGGCYDPNNPPAHGLAIARMIAMISYRSYQSFEARFGRRRMLRGEQELFAVESYLHYQGEKLVRRFDANCYVRLTQQMDSHDVSRGRGPYPEVLAAVRQPALVVGIDSDVLYPLTEQEELVAHLPNASLYVLHSPHGHDAFLIETQTLNKVLREWIAQNVSVPATPSPWPSNETAA
- a CDS encoding aspartate kinase, whose amino-acid sequence is MDCPERFRAGNTQSLAFQRDRRLKVLKFGGTSVGSAALIARVADLITRATATHQIVVVVSAAAGVTNELVNAWDALQQGALDVPALLARMRQRHRTLAHVLGHHAALRRGYLATLEETLSQLARVLRMAQSQNAKPAWRDEVLATGERLMAPLLAATLKARGVAAFAQDATTLICTDARHGEANVNLEATRERVQQWFARLGKQTVPVVTGFIGATPEGQTTTLGRGGSDYSAALLAAMLGAEVLERWTDVDGLYTADPRKNPEARRYQTLVLEEAWAWNHAGKLGMHRKALDPLVAAGIPVHVRSTLAPEQPGTWLLPADTPQTLVG